A DNA window from Impatiens glandulifera isolate HB10 chloroplast, complete genome contains the following coding sequences:
- the ndhB gene encoding NdhB, whose protein sequence is MIWHVQNENFILDSTRIFMKAFHLLLFDGSFIFPECILIFGLILLLMIDSTSDQKDIPWFYFISSTSLVMSIMALLFRWREEPMISFSGNFQTNNFNEIFQFLILLCSTLCIPLSVEYIECTEMAITEFLLFVLTATLGGMFLCGANDLITIFVAPECFSLCSYLLSGYTKKDVRSNEATMKYLLMGGASSSILVHGFSWLYGSSGGEIELQEIVNGLINTQMYNSPGILIALIFITVGIGFKLSLAPSHQWTPDVYEGSPTPVVAFLSVTSKVAASASATRIFDIPFYFSSNEWHLLLEILAILSMILGNLIAITQTSMKRMLGYSSIGQIGYVIIGIIVGDSNDGYASMITYMLFYISMNLGAFACIVLFGLRTGTDNIRDYAGLYTKDPFLALSLALCLLSLGGLPPLAGFFGKLYLFWCGWQAGLYFLVLIGLLTSVVSIYYYLKIIKLLMTGRNQEITPHVRDYRRSPLRSNNSIELSLIVCVIASTIPGISMNPIIAIAQDTLF, encoded by the exons ATGATCTGGCATGTACAGAATGAAAACTTCATTCTCGATTCTACGAGAATTTTTATGAAAGCCTTTCATTTGCTTCTCTTCGATGGAAGTTTTATTTTCCCAGAGTGTATCCTAATTTTTGGCCTAATTCTTCTTCTGATGATCGATTCAACCTCTGATCAAAAAGATATACCTTGGTTCTATTTCATCTCTTCAACAAGTTTAGTAATGAGCATAATGGCCCTATTGTTCCGATGGAGAGAAGAACCTATGATTAGCTTTTCGGGAAATTTCCAAACGAACAATTTCAACGAAATCTTTCAATTTCTTATTTTACTATGTTCAACTCTATGTATTCCTCTATCCGTAGAGTACATTGAATGTACAGAAATGGCTATAACAGAGTTTCTCTTATTCGTATTAACAGCTACTCTAGGAGGAATGTTTTTATGCGGTGCTAACGATTTAATAACTATCTTTGTAGCTCCAGAATGTTTCAGTTTATGCTCCTACCTATTATCTGGATATACCAAGAAAGATGTACGGTCTAATGAGGCTACTATGAAATATTTACTCATGGGTGGCGCAAGCTCTTCTATTCTGGTTCATGGTTTCTCTTGGCTATATGGTTCATCCGGGGGAGAGATCGAGCTTCAAGAAATAGTGAATGGTCTTATCAATACACAAATGTATAACTCCCCAGGAATTTTAATTGCGCTCATATTCATCACTGTAGGAATTGGGTTCAAGCTTTCCCTAGCCCCTTCTCATCAATGGACTCCTGACGTATACGAAGGA TCTCCCACTCCAGTCGTTGCTTTTCTTTCTGTTACTTCGAAAGTAGCTGCTTCAGCTTCAGCCACTCGAATTTTCGATATTCCTTTTTATTTCTCATCAAACGAATGGCATCTTCTTCTGGAAATCCTAGCTATTCTTAGCATGATATTGGGAAATCTCATAGCTATTACTCAAACAAGCATGAAACGTATGCTTGGATATTCGTCCATAGGTCAAATCGGATATGTAATTATTGGAATAATTGTTGGAGACTCAAATGATGGATATGCAAGCATGATCACTTATATGCTGTTCTATATCTCCATGAACCTAGGAGCTTTTGCTTGCATTGTATTATTTGGTCTACGTACCGGAACTGATAACATTCGAGATTATGCAGGATTATACACAAAAGATCCCTTTTTGGCTCTCTCTTTAGCCCTATGTCTCTTATCCCTAGGAGGTCTTCCTCCACTAGCAGGTTTTTTCGGAAAACTCTATTTATTCTGGTGTGGATGGCAGGCAGGCCTCTATTTCTTGGTTTTAATAGGACTCCTTACAAGCGTTGTTTCTATTTACTATTATCTAAAAATAATCAAGTTATTAATGACTGGACGAAACCAAGAAATAACCCCTCACGTGCGAGATTATAGAAGATCCCCTTTAAGATCAAACAATTCCATTGAATTGAGTCTAATTGTATGTGTGATAGCATCTACTATACCAGGAATATCAATGAACCCGATTATTGCAATTGCTCAGGATACCCTTTTTTAG
- the rps7 gene encoding ribosomal protein S7: MSRRGTAEEKIAKSDPIYRNRLVNMLVNRILKHGKKSLAYQIIYRAMKKIQQKTETNPLSVLRQAIRGVTPDIAVKARRVGGSTHQVPIEIGSTQGKALAIRWLLAASRKRPGRNMAFKLSSELVDAAKGSGDAIRKKEETHRMAEANRAFAHFR, from the coding sequence ATGTCACGTCGAGGTACTGCAGAAGAAAAAATTGCAAAATCGGATCCAATTTATCGTAATCGATTAGTTAACATGTTGGTTAACCGTATTCTGAAACACGGAAAAAAATCATTGGCTTATCAAATTATCTATCGAGCCATGAAAAAGATTCAACAAAAGACAGAAACAAATCCACTATCTGTTTTACGTCAAGCAATACGTGGAGTAACTCCCGATATAGCAGTAAAAGCAAGACGTGTAGGTGGATCGACTCATCAAGTTCCCATTGAAATAGGATCCACACAAGGAAAAGCGCTTGCCATTCGTTGGTTATTAGCGGCATCCCGAAAACGTCCGGGTCGAAATATGGCTTTCAAATTAAGTTCCGAATTAGTGGATGCTGCCAAAGGGAGTGGCGATGCCATACGCAAAAAGGAAGAGACTCATAGAATGGCAGAGGCAAATAGAGCTTTTGCACATTTTCGTTAA